The following proteins are encoded in a genomic region of Montipora foliosa isolate CH-2021 chromosome 10, ASM3666993v2, whole genome shotgun sequence:
- the LOC137974391 gene encoding radial spoke head 1 homolog — translation MSFSVVGSEVSLEGAKYLGTYEGERNENEERHGHGKALLPNGDEYEGGYQNGKRSGSGIYTFVSKRARYEGEYVKGLKDGKGTFSYPDGSVYEGSWVNGKREGLGEYRYANGDTYIGNWKADRRHGEGEYIYKDKGIKYKGNWNDGKFEHEGHLITSTYTYSGTFNGEQPVGAGRFHFDTGCEQDGEYVTKRMVLRTKASREVVHLPVWRCLALYEAGLRHLR, via the exons ATGTCTTTTTCAGTTGTAGGCAGTGAAGTGTCACTAGAAGGGGCAAAGTATCTGGGGACATACGAAGGCGAGCGAAATGAGAATGAAGAGCGACATGGACACGGAAAAGCTTTGCTTCCAAATGGTGATGAATATGAAGGTGGCTATCAAAACGGCAAAAGATCGGGATCTGGAATTTACACATTTGTTAGCAAAAGGGCTAG ATATGAAGGTGAATATGTGAAAGGCCTAAAGGACGGAAAGGGGACTTTTTCGTACCCGGATGGATCAGTGTACGAAGGAAGCTGGGTGAACGGGAAGAGGGAAGGTCTCGGCGAGTACAGGTACGCGAATGGGGATACATACATCGGGAACTGGAAAGCAGACAGGAGACACGGAGAAGGAGAGTACATCTACAAGGATAAAGGAATTAAATATAAAG GAAACTGGAACGACGGAAAATTTGAACACGAAGGACATCTCATCACTTCTACGTATACCTACTCGGGGACGTTTAACGGTGAGCAGCCAGTGGGAGCCGGGAGGTTCCATTTTGATACGGGCTGCGAGCAGGATGGAGAATATGTGACCAAGAGAATGGTCCTTCGTACGAAAGCCTCAAGGGAAGTCGTTCATTTGCCAGTGTGGAGGTGCCTTGCTTTGTACGAAGCGGGGCTCAGGCATTTAAGATAA